From Equus asinus isolate D_3611 breed Donkey chromosome 14, EquAss-T2T_v2, whole genome shotgun sequence, one genomic window encodes:
- the ZNF598 gene encoding E3 ubiquitin-protein ligase ZNF598 isoform X2, with protein sequence MAAAAGTEGRRAALEAAAAVPERGGGSCVLCCGDLEATALGRCDHPVCYRCSTKMRVLCEQRYCAVCREELRQVVFGKKLPAFATIPIHQLQHEKKYDIYFADGKVFALYRQLLQHECPRCPELPPFGLFGDLEQHMRKQHELFCCKLCLKHLKIFTYERKWYSRKDLARHRMQGDPDDTSHRGHPLCKFCDERYLDNDELLKHLRRDHYFCHFCDSDGAQDYYSDYAYLREHFREKHFLCEEGRCSTEQFTHAFRTEIDLKAHRTACHSRSRAEARQNRQIDLQFSYTPRHSRRNEGVVGGEDYEEVDRYNRQGRVGRASGRGAQQSRRGSWREEEDREVAAAIRASVAAQQQQQQEARRSEDREEGGRLKKEEAGARGTEEPRGPRRPPRTQGEGPGEQTLPAGSSAQASKHLGVPKEATANGPVSQEAFPANSLASGATLPSTLPPPTSELKDEDFPSLCASTSSSCSAAAALGPVGLALVYPVPTRGRSTFQEDDFPALVSSASKPSTAPTSLISAWNSSSSKKVAHPTLGAQAASGGSQPPRKAGKGGKGGKKGGPPPVEEEEDGEEDGYAGRTTQELRSVPTTVAVSSLLALASTQTVTKVGKKKKVGSEKPGATPPPPLPPDKDGPPGGEQAPTGRAEGPVAVIVNGHTEGPAPARNIPKEPPGLPRPLGPLPCPTPQEDFPALGGPCPPRMPPPPGFNTVVLLKGTPPPPPPGLVPAISKPPPGFSSLLPSPHSACIPTTTTTTKVLTPVPRAYLVPENFRERNLQLIQSIKDFLQSDEARFSKFKSHSGEFRQGMISAAQYYKSCRDLLGENFQKIFNELLVLLPDTTKQQELLSAHTDFCGRERPPGTKAKKNKKSAWQTSTRQMGLDCCVCPACQQVLAHGDVSSHQALHAARDDDFPSLQAITRILT encoded by the exons GTGGTCTTCGGGAAGAAGCTTCCCGCCTTTGCCACCATCCCCATCCACCAGCTGCAACACGAGAAGAAGTATGACATCTACTTTGCTGATGGGAAAGTGTTTGCCTTGTACAG GCAGCTGCTGCAGCACGAGTGCCCACGGTGCCCTGAGTTGCCACCTTTCGGTCTCTTTGGGGACCTGGAGCAGCACATGCGGAAGCAGCATGAGCTCTTCTGCTGCAAGCTGTGCCTCAAACACCTCAAG ATCTTCACATATGAGCGCAAGTGGTACTCGCGCAAGGACCTGGCACGGCACCGCATGCAGGGGGACCCTGACGACACATCGCACCGTGGGCACCCGCTCTGTAAGTTCTGCGACGAGCGCTACCTGGACAACGACGAGCTGCTCAAGCACCTACGCCGTGACCACTACTTCTGCCATTTCTGTGACTCGGATGGGGCCCAAGACTACTACAG TGACTACGCCTACCTGCGCGAGCACTTTCGGGAGAAGCACTTCCTGTGCGAGGAGGGCCGCTGCAGCACTGAACAGTTCACCCATGCCTTCCGCACGGAGATCGACCTCAAGGCGCACAGAACAGCCTGCCACAGCCGGAGCCGAGCCGAGGCCCGCCAGAACCGCCAGATTGACCTGCAGTTCAGCTACACGCCACGGCACTCTCGCCGGAACGAGG GGGTCGTCGGTGGCGAGGACTACGAGGAGGTGGACAGGTACAACCGCCAGGGCCGCGTGGGCCGGGCTAGCGGTCGCGGAGCCCAGCAGAGCCGCCGAGGAAGCTGGAG GGAAGAAGAGGACCGAGAAGTGGCGGCTGCCATCCGGGCCTCAGTGGctgcacagcagcagcagcagcaggaggcacGTAGGAGCGAGGACCGAGAAGAGGGTGGCAGGCTcaagaaggaggaggcaggggcacgAGGGACCGAGGAGCCCCGTGGCCCCCGGCGCCCACCCCGGACTCAAGGCGAAGGCCCGGGTGAGCAGACCCTGCCTGCAGGCAGTTCTGCCCAGGCCTCGAAGCACctgggag TTCCCAAGGAAGCCACAGCAAATGGTCCTGTAAGCCAAGAGGCCTTCCCAGCAAACAGCCTGGCCTCAGGGGCCACACTTCCGAG CACCCTCCCACCCCCGACTTCAGAGCTCAAGGACGAAGACTTCCCCAGTCTCTGtgcctccacttcctcttcttgctCTGCGGCGGCAGCCCTGGGCCCTGTGGGGCTGGCACTGGTGTACCCTGTTCCCACCAGGGGCAGGAGCACCTTCCAGGAGGACGACTTCCCTGCCTTGGTGTCCTCTGCCTCCAAGCCCAGCACTGCCCCCACCAGCCTCATCTCTGCTTGGAACAGCAGCAGTAGCAAGAAGGTGGCACATCCCACCCTAGGGGCCCAGGCTGCCAGCGGGGGCAGCCAGCCCCCCAGAAAAGCTGGGAAGGGGGGCAAGGGTGGCAAGAAGGGCGGGCCACCTCCcgtagaggaggaggaggatggggaggaggacgGCTATGCCGGCCGCACCACCCAGGAGCTGCGCAGCGTGCCCACCACGGTCGCCGTCTCCTCCCTGCTGGCACTGGCCTCCACCCAGACCGTCACCAAGGTCGGCAAGAAGAAGAAGGTGGGCTCCGAGAAGCCGGGTGCCACACCACCCCCACCACTGCCCCCTGACAAAGACGGGCCCCCTGGAGGTGAGCAGGCCCCCACGGGTAGAGCTGAGGGGCCAGTTGCTGTCATCGTCAATGGACACACAGAGGGGCCGGCACCGGCTCGGAACATCCCCAAGGAACCCCCTGGGCTCCCGCGGCCCCTggggcccctcccctgccccacacccCAGGAAGACTTCCCAGCACTTGGCGGCCCCTGCCCGCCCAggatgccccctcccccag GCTTCAACACTGTGGTGCTCCTGAAGGGcactccacccccacctccaccaggTTTGGTACCTGCCATCAGCAAGCCACCCCCTGGCTTCTCCAGCCTCTTGCCCAGCCCCCACTCGGCCTGCAtccccaccactaccaccaccacaaaAGT GCTGACCCCTGTGCCAAGGGCCTACTTGGTCCCTGAGAACTTCCGGGAGAGGAATCTGCAGCTCATCCAGTCCATCAAGGACTTCCTGCAGAGCGATGAGGCCCGCTTCAGCAAGTTCAAGAGCCACTCGGGGGAGTTCAGACAG GGCATGATCTCCGCAGCCCAGTATTACAAGAGCTGCCGGGACCTGCTCGGGGAGAACTTCCAGAAGATTTTCAACGAGCTGCTGGTGCTCCTGCCCGACACGACCAAGCAGCAGGAGCTGCTGTCCGCGCACACAGACTTCTGCGGCCGCGAGAGGCCTCCTGGCACCAAGGCCAAGAAGAACAAGAAGAGTGCGTGGCAGACCAGCACCCGGCAGATGGGCCTAGACTGCTGTGTGTGCCCCGCCTGCCAGCAGGTGCTTGCGCATGGCGACGTCAGCAGCCACCAGGCGCTGCATGCTGCCCGGGACGACGACTTCCCCTCCCTGCAAGCCATTACCAGGATCCTCACGTAG
- the ZNF598 gene encoding E3 ubiquitin-protein ligase ZNF598 isoform X3: protein MAAAAGTEGRRAALEAAAAVPERGGGSCVLCCGDLEATALGRCDHPVCYRCSTKMRVLCEQRYCAVCREELRQVVFGKKLPAFATIPIHQLQHEKKYDIYFADGKVFALYRQLLQHECPRCPELPPFGLFGDLEQHMRKQHELFCCKLCLKHLKIFTYERKWYSRKDLARHRMQGDPDDTSHRGHPLCKFCDERYLDNDELLKHLRRDHYFCHFCDSDGAQDYYSDYAYLREHFREKHFLCEEGRCSTEQFTHAFRTEIDLKAHRTACHSRSRAEARQNRQIDLQFSYTPRHSRRNEGVVGGEDYEEVDRYNRQGRVGRASGRGAQQSRRGSWRYKREEEDREVAAAIRASVAAQQQQQQEARRSEDREEGGRLKKEEAGARGTEEPRGPRRPPRTQGEGPVPKEATANGPVSQEAFPANSLASGATLPSTLPPPTSELKDEDFPSLCASTSSSCSAAAALGPVGLALVYPVPTRGRSTFQEDDFPALVSSASKPSTAPTSLISAWNSSSSKKVAHPTLGAQAASGGSQPPRKAGKGGKGGKKGGPPPVEEEEDGEEDGYAGRTTQELRSVPTTVAVSSLLALASTQTVTKVGKKKKVGSEKPGATPPPPLPPDKDGPPGGEQAPTGRAEGPVAVIVNGHTEGPAPARNIPKEPPGLPRPLGPLPCPTPQEDFPALGGPCPPRMPPPPGFNTVVLLKGTPPPPPPGLVPAISKPPPGFSSLLPSPHSACIPTTTTTTKVLTPVPRAYLVPENFRERNLQLIQSIKDFLQSDEARFSKFKSHSGEFRQGMISAAQYYKSCRDLLGENFQKIFNELLVLLPDTTKQQELLSAHTDFCGRERPPGTKAKKNKKSAWQTSTRQMGLDCCVCPACQQVLAHGDVSSHQALHAARDDDFPSLQAITRILT from the exons GTGGTCTTCGGGAAGAAGCTTCCCGCCTTTGCCACCATCCCCATCCACCAGCTGCAACACGAGAAGAAGTATGACATCTACTTTGCTGATGGGAAAGTGTTTGCCTTGTACAG GCAGCTGCTGCAGCACGAGTGCCCACGGTGCCCTGAGTTGCCACCTTTCGGTCTCTTTGGGGACCTGGAGCAGCACATGCGGAAGCAGCATGAGCTCTTCTGCTGCAAGCTGTGCCTCAAACACCTCAAG ATCTTCACATATGAGCGCAAGTGGTACTCGCGCAAGGACCTGGCACGGCACCGCATGCAGGGGGACCCTGACGACACATCGCACCGTGGGCACCCGCTCTGTAAGTTCTGCGACGAGCGCTACCTGGACAACGACGAGCTGCTCAAGCACCTACGCCGTGACCACTACTTCTGCCATTTCTGTGACTCGGATGGGGCCCAAGACTACTACAG TGACTACGCCTACCTGCGCGAGCACTTTCGGGAGAAGCACTTCCTGTGCGAGGAGGGCCGCTGCAGCACTGAACAGTTCACCCATGCCTTCCGCACGGAGATCGACCTCAAGGCGCACAGAACAGCCTGCCACAGCCGGAGCCGAGCCGAGGCCCGCCAGAACCGCCAGATTGACCTGCAGTTCAGCTACACGCCACGGCACTCTCGCCGGAACGAGG GGGTCGTCGGTGGCGAGGACTACGAGGAGGTGGACAGGTACAACCGCCAGGGCCGCGTGGGCCGGGCTAGCGGTCGCGGAGCCCAGCAGAGCCGCCGAGGAAGCTGGAGGTACAAGAG GGAAGAAGAGGACCGAGAAGTGGCGGCTGCCATCCGGGCCTCAGTGGctgcacagcagcagcagcagcaggaggcacGTAGGAGCGAGGACCGAGAAGAGGGTGGCAGGCTcaagaaggaggaggcaggggcacgAGGGACCGAGGAGCCCCGTGGCCCCCGGCGCCCACCCCGGACTCAAGGCGAAGGCCCGG TTCCCAAGGAAGCCACAGCAAATGGTCCTGTAAGCCAAGAGGCCTTCCCAGCAAACAGCCTGGCCTCAGGGGCCACACTTCCGAG CACCCTCCCACCCCCGACTTCAGAGCTCAAGGACGAAGACTTCCCCAGTCTCTGtgcctccacttcctcttcttgctCTGCGGCGGCAGCCCTGGGCCCTGTGGGGCTGGCACTGGTGTACCCTGTTCCCACCAGGGGCAGGAGCACCTTCCAGGAGGACGACTTCCCTGCCTTGGTGTCCTCTGCCTCCAAGCCCAGCACTGCCCCCACCAGCCTCATCTCTGCTTGGAACAGCAGCAGTAGCAAGAAGGTGGCACATCCCACCCTAGGGGCCCAGGCTGCCAGCGGGGGCAGCCAGCCCCCCAGAAAAGCTGGGAAGGGGGGCAAGGGTGGCAAGAAGGGCGGGCCACCTCCcgtagaggaggaggaggatggggaggaggacgGCTATGCCGGCCGCACCACCCAGGAGCTGCGCAGCGTGCCCACCACGGTCGCCGTCTCCTCCCTGCTGGCACTGGCCTCCACCCAGACCGTCACCAAGGTCGGCAAGAAGAAGAAGGTGGGCTCCGAGAAGCCGGGTGCCACACCACCCCCACCACTGCCCCCTGACAAAGACGGGCCCCCTGGAGGTGAGCAGGCCCCCACGGGTAGAGCTGAGGGGCCAGTTGCTGTCATCGTCAATGGACACACAGAGGGGCCGGCACCGGCTCGGAACATCCCCAAGGAACCCCCTGGGCTCCCGCGGCCCCTggggcccctcccctgccccacacccCAGGAAGACTTCCCAGCACTTGGCGGCCCCTGCCCGCCCAggatgccccctcccccag GCTTCAACACTGTGGTGCTCCTGAAGGGcactccacccccacctccaccaggTTTGGTACCTGCCATCAGCAAGCCACCCCCTGGCTTCTCCAGCCTCTTGCCCAGCCCCCACTCGGCCTGCAtccccaccactaccaccaccacaaaAGT GCTGACCCCTGTGCCAAGGGCCTACTTGGTCCCTGAGAACTTCCGGGAGAGGAATCTGCAGCTCATCCAGTCCATCAAGGACTTCCTGCAGAGCGATGAGGCCCGCTTCAGCAAGTTCAAGAGCCACTCGGGGGAGTTCAGACAG GGCATGATCTCCGCAGCCCAGTATTACAAGAGCTGCCGGGACCTGCTCGGGGAGAACTTCCAGAAGATTTTCAACGAGCTGCTGGTGCTCCTGCCCGACACGACCAAGCAGCAGGAGCTGCTGTCCGCGCACACAGACTTCTGCGGCCGCGAGAGGCCTCCTGGCACCAAGGCCAAGAAGAACAAGAAGAGTGCGTGGCAGACCAGCACCCGGCAGATGGGCCTAGACTGCTGTGTGTGCCCCGCCTGCCAGCAGGTGCTTGCGCATGGCGACGTCAGCAGCCACCAGGCGCTGCATGCTGCCCGGGACGACGACTTCCCCTCCCTGCAAGCCATTACCAGGATCCTCACGTAG
- the ZNF598 gene encoding E3 ubiquitin-protein ligase ZNF598 isoform X4, translating into MAAAAGTEGRRAALEAAAAVPERGGGSCVLCCGDLEATALGRCDHPVCYRCSTKMRVLCEQRYCAVCREELRQVVFGKKLPAFATIPIHQLQHEKKYDIYFADGKVFALYRQLLQHECPRCPELPPFGLFGDLEQHMRKQHELFCCKLCLKHLKIFTYERKWYSRKDLARHRMQGDPDDTSHRGHPLCKFCDERYLDNDELLKHLRRDHYFCHFCDSDGAQDYYSDYAYLREHFREKHFLCEEGRCSTEQFTHAFRTEIDLKAHRTACHSRSRAEARQNRQIDLQFSYTPRHSRRNEGVVGGEDYEEVDRYNRQGRVGRASGRGAQQSRRGSWREEEDREVAAAIRASVAAQQQQQQEARRSEDREEGGRLKKEEAGARGTEEPRGPRRPPRTQGEGPVPKEATANGPVSQEAFPANSLASGATLPSTLPPPTSELKDEDFPSLCASTSSSCSAAAALGPVGLALVYPVPTRGRSTFQEDDFPALVSSASKPSTAPTSLISAWNSSSSKKVAHPTLGAQAASGGSQPPRKAGKGGKGGKKGGPPPVEEEEDGEEDGYAGRTTQELRSVPTTVAVSSLLALASTQTVTKVGKKKKVGSEKPGATPPPPLPPDKDGPPGGEQAPTGRAEGPVAVIVNGHTEGPAPARNIPKEPPGLPRPLGPLPCPTPQEDFPALGGPCPPRMPPPPGFNTVVLLKGTPPPPPPGLVPAISKPPPGFSSLLPSPHSACIPTTTTTTKVLTPVPRAYLVPENFRERNLQLIQSIKDFLQSDEARFSKFKSHSGEFRQGMISAAQYYKSCRDLLGENFQKIFNELLVLLPDTTKQQELLSAHTDFCGRERPPGTKAKKNKKSAWQTSTRQMGLDCCVCPACQQVLAHGDVSSHQALHAARDDDFPSLQAITRILT; encoded by the exons GTGGTCTTCGGGAAGAAGCTTCCCGCCTTTGCCACCATCCCCATCCACCAGCTGCAACACGAGAAGAAGTATGACATCTACTTTGCTGATGGGAAAGTGTTTGCCTTGTACAG GCAGCTGCTGCAGCACGAGTGCCCACGGTGCCCTGAGTTGCCACCTTTCGGTCTCTTTGGGGACCTGGAGCAGCACATGCGGAAGCAGCATGAGCTCTTCTGCTGCAAGCTGTGCCTCAAACACCTCAAG ATCTTCACATATGAGCGCAAGTGGTACTCGCGCAAGGACCTGGCACGGCACCGCATGCAGGGGGACCCTGACGACACATCGCACCGTGGGCACCCGCTCTGTAAGTTCTGCGACGAGCGCTACCTGGACAACGACGAGCTGCTCAAGCACCTACGCCGTGACCACTACTTCTGCCATTTCTGTGACTCGGATGGGGCCCAAGACTACTACAG TGACTACGCCTACCTGCGCGAGCACTTTCGGGAGAAGCACTTCCTGTGCGAGGAGGGCCGCTGCAGCACTGAACAGTTCACCCATGCCTTCCGCACGGAGATCGACCTCAAGGCGCACAGAACAGCCTGCCACAGCCGGAGCCGAGCCGAGGCCCGCCAGAACCGCCAGATTGACCTGCAGTTCAGCTACACGCCACGGCACTCTCGCCGGAACGAGG GGGTCGTCGGTGGCGAGGACTACGAGGAGGTGGACAGGTACAACCGCCAGGGCCGCGTGGGCCGGGCTAGCGGTCGCGGAGCCCAGCAGAGCCGCCGAGGAAGCTGGAG GGAAGAAGAGGACCGAGAAGTGGCGGCTGCCATCCGGGCCTCAGTGGctgcacagcagcagcagcagcaggaggcacGTAGGAGCGAGGACCGAGAAGAGGGTGGCAGGCTcaagaaggaggaggcaggggcacgAGGGACCGAGGAGCCCCGTGGCCCCCGGCGCCCACCCCGGACTCAAGGCGAAGGCCCGG TTCCCAAGGAAGCCACAGCAAATGGTCCTGTAAGCCAAGAGGCCTTCCCAGCAAACAGCCTGGCCTCAGGGGCCACACTTCCGAG CACCCTCCCACCCCCGACTTCAGAGCTCAAGGACGAAGACTTCCCCAGTCTCTGtgcctccacttcctcttcttgctCTGCGGCGGCAGCCCTGGGCCCTGTGGGGCTGGCACTGGTGTACCCTGTTCCCACCAGGGGCAGGAGCACCTTCCAGGAGGACGACTTCCCTGCCTTGGTGTCCTCTGCCTCCAAGCCCAGCACTGCCCCCACCAGCCTCATCTCTGCTTGGAACAGCAGCAGTAGCAAGAAGGTGGCACATCCCACCCTAGGGGCCCAGGCTGCCAGCGGGGGCAGCCAGCCCCCCAGAAAAGCTGGGAAGGGGGGCAAGGGTGGCAAGAAGGGCGGGCCACCTCCcgtagaggaggaggaggatggggaggaggacgGCTATGCCGGCCGCACCACCCAGGAGCTGCGCAGCGTGCCCACCACGGTCGCCGTCTCCTCCCTGCTGGCACTGGCCTCCACCCAGACCGTCACCAAGGTCGGCAAGAAGAAGAAGGTGGGCTCCGAGAAGCCGGGTGCCACACCACCCCCACCACTGCCCCCTGACAAAGACGGGCCCCCTGGAGGTGAGCAGGCCCCCACGGGTAGAGCTGAGGGGCCAGTTGCTGTCATCGTCAATGGACACACAGAGGGGCCGGCACCGGCTCGGAACATCCCCAAGGAACCCCCTGGGCTCCCGCGGCCCCTggggcccctcccctgccccacacccCAGGAAGACTTCCCAGCACTTGGCGGCCCCTGCCCGCCCAggatgccccctcccccag GCTTCAACACTGTGGTGCTCCTGAAGGGcactccacccccacctccaccaggTTTGGTACCTGCCATCAGCAAGCCACCCCCTGGCTTCTCCAGCCTCTTGCCCAGCCCCCACTCGGCCTGCAtccccaccactaccaccaccacaaaAGT GCTGACCCCTGTGCCAAGGGCCTACTTGGTCCCTGAGAACTTCCGGGAGAGGAATCTGCAGCTCATCCAGTCCATCAAGGACTTCCTGCAGAGCGATGAGGCCCGCTTCAGCAAGTTCAAGAGCCACTCGGGGGAGTTCAGACAG GGCATGATCTCCGCAGCCCAGTATTACAAGAGCTGCCGGGACCTGCTCGGGGAGAACTTCCAGAAGATTTTCAACGAGCTGCTGGTGCTCCTGCCCGACACGACCAAGCAGCAGGAGCTGCTGTCCGCGCACACAGACTTCTGCGGCCGCGAGAGGCCTCCTGGCACCAAGGCCAAGAAGAACAAGAAGAGTGCGTGGCAGACCAGCACCCGGCAGATGGGCCTAGACTGCTGTGTGTGCCCCGCCTGCCAGCAGGTGCTTGCGCATGGCGACGTCAGCAGCCACCAGGCGCTGCATGCTGCCCGGGACGACGACTTCCCCTCCCTGCAAGCCATTACCAGGATCCTCACGTAG
- the ZNF598 gene encoding E3 ubiquitin-protein ligase ZNF598 isoform X1: MAAAAGTEGRRAALEAAAAVPERGGGSCVLCCGDLEATALGRCDHPVCYRCSTKMRVLCEQRYCAVCREELRQVVFGKKLPAFATIPIHQLQHEKKYDIYFADGKVFALYRQLLQHECPRCPELPPFGLFGDLEQHMRKQHELFCCKLCLKHLKIFTYERKWYSRKDLARHRMQGDPDDTSHRGHPLCKFCDERYLDNDELLKHLRRDHYFCHFCDSDGAQDYYSDYAYLREHFREKHFLCEEGRCSTEQFTHAFRTEIDLKAHRTACHSRSRAEARQNRQIDLQFSYTPRHSRRNEGVVGGEDYEEVDRYNRQGRVGRASGRGAQQSRRGSWRYKREEEDREVAAAIRASVAAQQQQQQEARRSEDREEGGRLKKEEAGARGTEEPRGPRRPPRTQGEGPGEQTLPAGSSAQASKHLGVPKEATANGPVSQEAFPANSLASGATLPSTLPPPTSELKDEDFPSLCASTSSSCSAAAALGPVGLALVYPVPTRGRSTFQEDDFPALVSSASKPSTAPTSLISAWNSSSSKKVAHPTLGAQAASGGSQPPRKAGKGGKGGKKGGPPPVEEEEDGEEDGYAGRTTQELRSVPTTVAVSSLLALASTQTVTKVGKKKKVGSEKPGATPPPPLPPDKDGPPGGEQAPTGRAEGPVAVIVNGHTEGPAPARNIPKEPPGLPRPLGPLPCPTPQEDFPALGGPCPPRMPPPPGFNTVVLLKGTPPPPPPGLVPAISKPPPGFSSLLPSPHSACIPTTTTTTKVLTPVPRAYLVPENFRERNLQLIQSIKDFLQSDEARFSKFKSHSGEFRQGMISAAQYYKSCRDLLGENFQKIFNELLVLLPDTTKQQELLSAHTDFCGRERPPGTKAKKNKKSAWQTSTRQMGLDCCVCPACQQVLAHGDVSSHQALHAARDDDFPSLQAITRILT; encoded by the exons GTGGTCTTCGGGAAGAAGCTTCCCGCCTTTGCCACCATCCCCATCCACCAGCTGCAACACGAGAAGAAGTATGACATCTACTTTGCTGATGGGAAAGTGTTTGCCTTGTACAG GCAGCTGCTGCAGCACGAGTGCCCACGGTGCCCTGAGTTGCCACCTTTCGGTCTCTTTGGGGACCTGGAGCAGCACATGCGGAAGCAGCATGAGCTCTTCTGCTGCAAGCTGTGCCTCAAACACCTCAAG ATCTTCACATATGAGCGCAAGTGGTACTCGCGCAAGGACCTGGCACGGCACCGCATGCAGGGGGACCCTGACGACACATCGCACCGTGGGCACCCGCTCTGTAAGTTCTGCGACGAGCGCTACCTGGACAACGACGAGCTGCTCAAGCACCTACGCCGTGACCACTACTTCTGCCATTTCTGTGACTCGGATGGGGCCCAAGACTACTACAG TGACTACGCCTACCTGCGCGAGCACTTTCGGGAGAAGCACTTCCTGTGCGAGGAGGGCCGCTGCAGCACTGAACAGTTCACCCATGCCTTCCGCACGGAGATCGACCTCAAGGCGCACAGAACAGCCTGCCACAGCCGGAGCCGAGCCGAGGCCCGCCAGAACCGCCAGATTGACCTGCAGTTCAGCTACACGCCACGGCACTCTCGCCGGAACGAGG GGGTCGTCGGTGGCGAGGACTACGAGGAGGTGGACAGGTACAACCGCCAGGGCCGCGTGGGCCGGGCTAGCGGTCGCGGAGCCCAGCAGAGCCGCCGAGGAAGCTGGAGGTACAAGAG GGAAGAAGAGGACCGAGAAGTGGCGGCTGCCATCCGGGCCTCAGTGGctgcacagcagcagcagcagcaggaggcacGTAGGAGCGAGGACCGAGAAGAGGGTGGCAGGCTcaagaaggaggaggcaggggcacgAGGGACCGAGGAGCCCCGTGGCCCCCGGCGCCCACCCCGGACTCAAGGCGAAGGCCCGGGTGAGCAGACCCTGCCTGCAGGCAGTTCTGCCCAGGCCTCGAAGCACctgggag TTCCCAAGGAAGCCACAGCAAATGGTCCTGTAAGCCAAGAGGCCTTCCCAGCAAACAGCCTGGCCTCAGGGGCCACACTTCCGAG CACCCTCCCACCCCCGACTTCAGAGCTCAAGGACGAAGACTTCCCCAGTCTCTGtgcctccacttcctcttcttgctCTGCGGCGGCAGCCCTGGGCCCTGTGGGGCTGGCACTGGTGTACCCTGTTCCCACCAGGGGCAGGAGCACCTTCCAGGAGGACGACTTCCCTGCCTTGGTGTCCTCTGCCTCCAAGCCCAGCACTGCCCCCACCAGCCTCATCTCTGCTTGGAACAGCAGCAGTAGCAAGAAGGTGGCACATCCCACCCTAGGGGCCCAGGCTGCCAGCGGGGGCAGCCAGCCCCCCAGAAAAGCTGGGAAGGGGGGCAAGGGTGGCAAGAAGGGCGGGCCACCTCCcgtagaggaggaggaggatggggaggaggacgGCTATGCCGGCCGCACCACCCAGGAGCTGCGCAGCGTGCCCACCACGGTCGCCGTCTCCTCCCTGCTGGCACTGGCCTCCACCCAGACCGTCACCAAGGTCGGCAAGAAGAAGAAGGTGGGCTCCGAGAAGCCGGGTGCCACACCACCCCCACCACTGCCCCCTGACAAAGACGGGCCCCCTGGAGGTGAGCAGGCCCCCACGGGTAGAGCTGAGGGGCCAGTTGCTGTCATCGTCAATGGACACACAGAGGGGCCGGCACCGGCTCGGAACATCCCCAAGGAACCCCCTGGGCTCCCGCGGCCCCTggggcccctcccctgccccacacccCAGGAAGACTTCCCAGCACTTGGCGGCCCCTGCCCGCCCAggatgccccctcccccag GCTTCAACACTGTGGTGCTCCTGAAGGGcactccacccccacctccaccaggTTTGGTACCTGCCATCAGCAAGCCACCCCCTGGCTTCTCCAGCCTCTTGCCCAGCCCCCACTCGGCCTGCAtccccaccactaccaccaccacaaaAGT GCTGACCCCTGTGCCAAGGGCCTACTTGGTCCCTGAGAACTTCCGGGAGAGGAATCTGCAGCTCATCCAGTCCATCAAGGACTTCCTGCAGAGCGATGAGGCCCGCTTCAGCAAGTTCAAGAGCCACTCGGGGGAGTTCAGACAG GGCATGATCTCCGCAGCCCAGTATTACAAGAGCTGCCGGGACCTGCTCGGGGAGAACTTCCAGAAGATTTTCAACGAGCTGCTGGTGCTCCTGCCCGACACGACCAAGCAGCAGGAGCTGCTGTCCGCGCACACAGACTTCTGCGGCCGCGAGAGGCCTCCTGGCACCAAGGCCAAGAAGAACAAGAAGAGTGCGTGGCAGACCAGCACCCGGCAGATGGGCCTAGACTGCTGTGTGTGCCCCGCCTGCCAGCAGGTGCTTGCGCATGGCGACGTCAGCAGCCACCAGGCGCTGCATGCTGCCCGGGACGACGACTTCCCCTCCCTGCAAGCCATTACCAGGATCCTCACGTAG